One stretch of Priestia megaterium DNA includes these proteins:
- a CDS encoding CcdC protein domain-containing protein yields MEMLLIYIFVIALIGFIIWRKMKKRNKPIKKNGLGILAPIFFILIAFSLSLSQLMHIPGQPFHLPPYWEMVIAGVLGVIFGLIMLSQTDYEVREDGFIYSKPNKNFKYVIIAIIFIRMALSQYFKGLDSIDFAVLTMTLAFIYVAIWRIGSYLKFRKLNGDSYSVNAG; encoded by the coding sequence ATGGAAATGCTGCTGATTTATATATTTGTTATCGCTCTTATTGGATTCATTATTTGGAGAAAAATGAAAAAGAGAAATAAACCCATTAAAAAGAATGGACTTGGTATATTAGCGCCCATTTTTTTCATATTGATTGCATTTTCACTTAGTCTAAGTCAGCTGATGCACATACCGGGCCAGCCCTTTCACTTACCTCCCTACTGGGAAATGGTGATTGCTGGTGTATTAGGTGTTATATTTGGACTTATTATGCTTAGCCAAACGGACTATGAAGTAAGAGAAGATGGCTTCATTTATTCAAAGCCAAATAAAAATTTTAAATATGTGATTATCGCTATTATCTTCATAAGAATGGCTTTGAGCCAATACTTCAAAGGCTTAGATTCCATAGACTTCGCGGTCTTAACAATGACGCTAGCCTTTATATATGTTGCCATTTGGAGAATTGGAAGCTATTTAAAATTCCGTAAATTAAATGGAGACAGCTACAGCGTAAATG